A single region of the Triticum dicoccoides isolate Atlit2015 ecotype Zavitan chromosome 2B, WEW_v2.0, whole genome shotgun sequence genome encodes:
- the LOC119365073 gene encoding uncharacterized protein LOC119365073, with the protein MQQHLPPVRRSSTVSHGGSTVVLPPSAMSVPADLLSSAQPTKFKRGYRDAARRALLGSDGAGEVVVGAWDGAFVVKPLGFSIFLQSSSEIRRVRFNTIPGLGSCQTKSSRQHSSFLLLISQTLKSISIF; encoded by the exons ATGCAGCAGCACCTTCCACCAGTGAGGAGAAGCAGTACCGTCAGCCACGGAGGATCCACCGTGGTTCTTCCTCCATCGGCAATGTCTGTTCCTGCGGATCTTCTTTCCTCCGCCCAGCCTACAAAATTCAAGAG GGGATATCGGGATGCTGCACGCCGCGCCCTGCTTGGATCTGATGGAGCGGGCGAGGTAGTGGTCGGGGCATGGGATGGCGCCTTCGTCGTCAAACCATTGGGATTCAGCATATTTCTGCAGTCTTCTTCAGAGATCAGGAGGGTTCGATTCAACACAATTCCAGGCTTGGGTTCCTGTCAAACAAAATCATCTCGACAGCATTCCTCTTTCTTGCTTCTTATTAGTCAAACTCTGAAATCAATTTCTATATTTTAG